In a single window of the Streptomyces cinnabarinus genome:
- the yicI gene encoding alpha-xylosidase, whose product MKFTDGYWRLREGIEAHCPAEAYRILPEADSLTVYAPVRRIERRGDLTDGTVLTVRCSSPLPGVIGVEITHFDGGPARGPELALCADTATDVQVRVDDESATLTSGSLSVRFARGDTWRMDFLADGRVLTGSGANAMAYIVADGRSYVREQLDLDVGHHVYGLGERFGPLVRNGQSVDVWNEDGGTSTEQAYKNVPFCLTDAGYGVFVHHSGRVSFEVGSEAVARTQFSVEGQKLTYYVIHGPTPKEILRRLTALTGRPARLPAWSYGLWLSTSFTTSYDEETVTSFIDGMAQRELPLSVFHFDCFWMREWQWCDFAWDPRTFPDPDGMLARLKARGLRICLWINPYIAQRSPLFAEGRERGFLLRRPNGDVWQWDRWQPGLAVVDFTDPAARDWFAGHLGALLDQGVDCFKTDFGERIPLEVEYFDGSDPERMHNHYAYLYNQVVFELLEKRRGRGEAVLFARAASAGAQRFPVHWSGDCEASFAGMAQSLRGGLSLGLCGFGYWSHDIGGFIGRPDPAVFKRWIAFGLLSSHSRLHGGWSYRVPWEFDEEAVDVLRAFTRLKMRLMPYLGRIAEEAHTEGLPMMRPMVLEFPDDPACAHLDTQYMLGDSLLVAPVFSADGRVRYYVPEGRWTSLLTSTTVEGPRWVEERHGFDSLPVLVRPGAVVPLGAVDDRPDYDHAAGDTLRIHPGSGSTVTRIISADGRPAAVFTVDRSESRTRVTADRPVDGWSVLLVGAALPSTVRGAEAEAVADGVLLRARTGTVTVEAVG is encoded by the coding sequence ATGAAGTTCACCGACGGCTACTGGCGGCTCCGCGAGGGCATCGAGGCCCACTGCCCCGCCGAGGCGTACCGGATCCTCCCGGAGGCGGACTCCCTGACCGTGTACGCGCCCGTGCGCCGGATCGAGCGCAGGGGAGACCTGACCGACGGGACGGTCCTCACCGTCCGCTGCTCCAGCCCGCTGCCCGGCGTCATCGGCGTGGAGATCACCCACTTCGACGGCGGTCCCGCGCGCGGTCCGGAACTCGCGCTGTGCGCCGACACCGCCACCGACGTCCAGGTCCGCGTGGACGACGAGTCGGCGACGCTGACCAGCGGCTCCCTGTCGGTCCGGTTCGCCCGCGGGGACACCTGGCGGATGGACTTCCTCGCCGACGGCCGGGTCCTGACCGGCAGCGGAGCCAACGCGATGGCGTACATCGTGGCCGACGGCCGGTCCTATGTGCGCGAACAGCTGGACCTCGACGTGGGCCACCACGTCTACGGGCTCGGCGAGCGCTTCGGCCCGCTGGTCCGCAACGGCCAGAGCGTCGACGTCTGGAACGAGGACGGCGGCACCTCCACCGAACAGGCCTACAAGAACGTGCCGTTCTGCCTCACGGACGCCGGTTACGGCGTCTTCGTGCACCACAGCGGACGGGTCTCCTTCGAGGTGGGCTCGGAAGCCGTCGCCCGGACCCAGTTCAGCGTCGAGGGCCAGAAACTGACGTACTACGTCATCCACGGCCCGACCCCGAAGGAGATCCTGCGCCGCCTCACCGCCCTGACCGGCCGCCCGGCCCGGCTGCCCGCCTGGTCCTACGGGCTGTGGCTGTCGACGTCCTTCACCACCTCCTACGACGAGGAGACGGTCACCTCCTTCATCGACGGCATGGCTCAACGGGAACTGCCCCTGTCGGTGTTCCACTTCGACTGCTTCTGGATGCGGGAGTGGCAGTGGTGCGACTTCGCCTGGGATCCCCGCACCTTCCCCGACCCCGACGGCATGCTGGCCCGGCTGAAGGCGCGCGGGCTGCGGATCTGCCTGTGGATCAACCCGTACATCGCCCAGCGGTCGCCCCTGTTCGCCGAGGGCAGGGAACGCGGCTTTCTGCTGCGCCGGCCGAACGGCGACGTCTGGCAGTGGGACCGCTGGCAACCCGGCCTCGCGGTGGTGGACTTCACCGATCCGGCCGCCCGCGACTGGTTCGCCGGACACCTCGGCGCGCTGCTCGACCAGGGCGTGGACTGCTTCAAGACGGACTTCGGGGAGCGGATCCCGCTGGAGGTGGAGTACTTCGACGGCTCCGACCCCGAGCGCATGCACAACCACTACGCCTACCTCTACAACCAGGTCGTCTTCGAGCTGCTGGAGAAGCGCCGCGGCCGAGGCGAGGCCGTGCTGTTCGCCCGCGCGGCGAGCGCCGGCGCCCAGCGCTTCCCCGTGCACTGGAGCGGCGACTGCGAGGCGTCCTTCGCCGGTATGGCGCAGAGCCTGCGCGGCGGACTCTCCCTCGGGCTGTGCGGATTCGGCTACTGGAGCCATGACATCGGCGGTTTCATCGGCCGCCCCGACCCGGCGGTGTTCAAGCGCTGGATCGCCTTCGGCCTGCTGTCCTCGCACAGCCGGCTGCACGGCGGCTGGTCCTACCGGGTCCCTTGGGAGTTCGACGAGGAGGCCGTGGACGTCCTGCGCGCCTTCACCCGGCTGAAGATGCGGCTGATGCCCTACCTCGGCCGGATCGCCGAGGAGGCGCACACCGAGGGGCTGCCGATGATGCGGCCGATGGTCCTGGAGTTCCCCGACGACCCCGCCTGCGCCCACCTGGACACCCAGTACATGCTCGGCGACTCCCTTCTGGTCGCGCCGGTGTTCTCGGCCGACGGACGGGTCCGCTACTACGTGCCCGAGGGCCGCTGGACCAGCCTGCTGACCTCGACGACGGTCGAGGGCCCCCGCTGGGTCGAGGAGCGGCACGGCTTCGACAGCCTGCCGGTGCTGGTCAGGCCGGGGGCGGTGGTTCCGCTGGGCGCCGTCGACGACCGGCCGGACTACGACCACGCCGCAGGAGACACCCTGCGGATCCACCCCGGGTCCGGGTCCACCGTCACCAGGATCATCTCCGCCGACGGCCGCCCGGCCGCGGTGTTCACCGTCGACCGGAGCGAGAGCCGCACGCGGGTCACCGCGGACCGGCCGGTGGACGGCTGGTCCGTGCTGCTCGTGGGCGCGGCCCTGCCGTCCACCGTGCGGGGCGCCGAGGCGGAGGCCGTCGCGGACGGGGTCCTGCTGCGGGCCAGGACCGGTACGGTCACCGTGGAGGCCGTCGGATGA
- a CDS encoding ABC-2 family transporter protein: protein MFPLQMLPDRLRAVAYALPFQGTFHTPVQLYFGRVGAGEAAALIAVQVLWLGILCTAATLLLHRGFRRLDTYGG, encoded by the coding sequence ATGTTCCCCTTGCAGATGCTCCCCGACCGGCTGCGCGCCGTGGCCTATGCCCTGCCGTTCCAGGGCACCTTCCACACCCCCGTCCAGCTCTACTTCGGCCGGGTCGGCGCCGGCGAGGCAGCCGCGCTCATCGCGGTCCAGGTGCTGTGGCTCGGCATCCTGTGCACCGCGGCCACACTGCTCCTGCACCGCGGCTTCCGGCGGCTGGACACCTATGGCGGCTGA
- a CDS encoding ABC transporter ATP-binding protein: protein MRIIEVRELRKEYRVPEKDPGLAGTLRSLVRPRHRTKVALDGVGFAVEAGESVGYLGSNGAGKSTTIKILTGVMSPTGGRVRVNGLEPHRDRKRHVRELGAVFGHRTGLWWDLPVRDSFRALAALYEIPRPLYRANLEVFTELLELQDILPVPVRQLSLGQRMRADLAGALLHNPRLVFLDEPTAGLDLNSKAAVRQFVRHLNQQQSMTVFLTSHDMADIEGICDRLIILDRGRKILDDGIDRVRHRLTTSRQLIVTVPEAADVDDVVRTVHDGTAASCTVLGRRRVRCEFDRASVAVPDLVGVIMRHHEIVDFELREPALEDIVQRIFQWGSV from the coding sequence ATGAGGATCATCGAGGTGCGCGAGCTCCGCAAGGAGTACCGCGTCCCGGAGAAGGACCCCGGTCTCGCGGGCACCCTGCGCTCACTGGTGCGCCCCCGCCACCGGACCAAGGTGGCGCTGGACGGAGTCGGCTTCGCTGTCGAGGCCGGGGAGTCGGTCGGCTACCTCGGCTCCAACGGCGCGGGCAAGTCCACCACCATCAAGATCCTCACCGGAGTGATGTCCCCGACCGGCGGACGGGTCCGGGTGAACGGCCTCGAACCCCACCGCGACCGCAAGCGGCACGTACGGGAACTCGGCGCCGTCTTCGGACACCGCACCGGACTCTGGTGGGACCTGCCCGTCCGCGACTCCTTCCGGGCCCTCGCCGCCCTGTACGAGATCCCACGGCCCCTCTACCGGGCCAACCTGGAGGTCTTCACCGAGCTGCTCGAACTCCAGGACATCCTCCCCGTACCGGTCCGCCAGCTCTCCCTCGGCCAGCGCATGCGCGCCGATCTCGCGGGCGCCCTGCTGCACAACCCACGGCTGGTCTTCCTGGACGAGCCGACGGCAGGGCTCGACCTCAACTCCAAGGCGGCGGTACGGCAGTTCGTGCGCCACCTCAACCAACAGCAGAGCATGACCGTGTTTCTGACGAGCCATGACATGGCCGACATCGAGGGGATCTGCGACCGGCTGATCATCCTGGACCGGGGCCGGAAGATCCTGGATGACGGCATCGACCGGGTGAGGCACCGGCTCACGACGAGCAGGCAGCTGATCGTGACGGTGCCCGAGGCCGCGGACGTGGACGACGTGGTCCGTACCGTCCACGATGGCACGGCCGCTTCCTGCACGGTGCTGGGCCGCCGACGGGTCCGCTGCGAGTTCGACCGGGCGTCCGTCGCGGTTCCGGATCTCGTCGGCGTGATCATGCGGCACCACGAGATCGTCGACTTCGAACTCCGGGAACCCGCACTGGAGGACATCGTCCAGCGCATTTTCCAATGGGGCTCCGTTTGA
- the rosB gene encoding 8-demethyl-8-aminoriboflavin-5'-phosphate synthase RosB yields MALKALILNTTLRRSPSRSQTQGLIDKAVPLYEKEGIETEVIRVIDHDIEQEYWDDYDDWNAGEKARREDEWPWLLEKIREADILVIATPITLNMCTSAAHVILEKLNLMDELNGDTKQFPLYNKVAGLLMCGNEDGAHHVAGTVLNNLGRLGYSVPPNAAAYWLGPAGTGPGYIEGKGDRHFHTNKLIRFMVANTSHLARMLHETPYTTDLEACAQAAREESDDVFAIRVNVNTPAIRYKRFQKLGEVKVEESQLG; encoded by the coding sequence ATGGCTCTCAAGGCTCTCATTCTCAACACCACTCTGCGCCGCTCACCCAGCCGCTCGCAGACCCAGGGACTCATCGACAAGGCGGTCCCCCTCTACGAGAAGGAGGGGATCGAGACCGAGGTCATCCGTGTCATCGACCATGACATCGAGCAGGAGTACTGGGACGACTACGACGACTGGAACGCCGGCGAGAAGGCGCGCCGCGAGGACGAGTGGCCCTGGCTGCTCGAGAAGATCAGGGAGGCGGACATCCTGGTGATCGCCACCCCGATCACCCTCAACATGTGCACCTCCGCCGCCCACGTCATCCTCGAGAAGCTCAACCTCATGGACGAGCTGAACGGCGACACCAAGCAGTTCCCGCTGTACAACAAGGTCGCCGGGTTACTGATGTGCGGCAACGAGGACGGCGCCCACCATGTCGCCGGCACCGTGCTGAACAACCTCGGACGGCTCGGCTACAGCGTGCCGCCCAACGCCGCGGCGTACTGGCTCGGCCCGGCCGGTACCGGCCCTGGCTACATCGAGGGCAAGGGCGACCGGCACTTCCACACCAACAAGCTGATCCGCTTCATGGTGGCCAACACCTCCCACCTGGCCCGCATGCTCCACGAGACGCCGTACACCACGGACCTGGAGGCCTGCGCCCAGGCGGCCCGGGAGGAGAGCGACGACGTGTTCGCGATCCGGGTCAACGTGAACACCCCGGCCATCCGCTACAAGCGGTTCCAGAAGCTCGGTGAGGTCAAGGTCGAGGAGAGCCAGCTCGGCTGA
- the ribY gene encoding riboflavin ABC transporter substrate-binding protein RibY: protein MRVVPGSAVPRRTAKAAVAVALLATTLASCAEEPNASDKSDEGGTTSLTLGLTYIPNIQFAPFYVAEEKGYYKDAGLDVTLHHHSASEDLFGGLKAGKEDLLIAGGDEIVQGRAGDIPVVNVMTLYKNYPVALLVRDDSAINDAAGLKGKTIGVPGPYGETYFGLLALLAEGGLTTDDVNVKSIGYTQQAALTAKRVDGVMGFVNNDQVQFEQAGLDVRAVRLAEGTDGAPLISSGIGTSDSFLKKRPDDVRKFVAATLRGVEFTLANPEEAIELSRAHIPTLKDAKSEASALAVLKASAPLIRGTGGRLGESDPRTWSRMADFMKEKGLIKKEIPADQAYTNDYLPKE, encoded by the coding sequence ATGAGAGTTGTCCCCGGATCCGCCGTCCCGCGCCGCACCGCCAAGGCGGCCGTCGCCGTCGCCCTGCTGGCGACGACCCTCGCGTCCTGCGCCGAGGAACCGAACGCGAGCGACAAGAGCGACGAGGGCGGCACCACCTCGCTCACGCTCGGCCTCACCTACATCCCGAACATCCAGTTCGCCCCCTTCTACGTGGCCGAGGAAAAGGGCTACTACAAGGACGCCGGACTCGATGTGACGCTGCATCACCACAGCGCCAGCGAGGACCTGTTCGGCGGACTGAAGGCGGGCAAGGAGGACCTCCTCATCGCCGGCGGCGACGAGATCGTCCAGGGCCGGGCCGGGGACATCCCCGTCGTCAACGTCATGACGCTCTACAAGAACTACCCGGTGGCCCTGCTGGTCCGGGACGACTCCGCCATCAACGACGCCGCCGGCCTCAAGGGCAAGACCATCGGGGTCCCGGGACCGTACGGCGAGACCTACTTCGGACTGCTCGCCCTGCTGGCCGAGGGCGGGCTCACCACCGACGACGTCAACGTGAAGTCCATCGGCTACACCCAGCAGGCGGCCCTCACCGCCAAGCGGGTCGACGGAGTGATGGGCTTCGTCAACAACGACCAGGTCCAGTTCGAGCAAGCGGGCCTGGACGTACGCGCCGTCCGGCTGGCGGAGGGCACCGACGGCGCCCCCCTGATCTCGTCGGGCATCGGAACCTCCGACAGCTTCCTGAAGAAGCGGCCCGACGACGTGCGGAAGTTCGTGGCGGCCACCCTGCGCGGTGTCGAGTTCACCCTGGCCAACCCCGAGGAAGCGATCGAGCTGAGCCGCGCCCACATCCCCACGCTCAAGGACGCCAAGAGCGAGGCCTCGGCGCTGGCGGTGCTGAAGGCGTCGGCGCCCCTCATCCGCGGCACCGGCGGACGGCTCGGGGAGAGCGACCCGCGGACCTGGAGCCGCATGGCGGACTTCATGAAGGAGAAGGGCCTGATCAAGAAGGAGATCCCGGCGGACCAGGCCTACACCAACGACTACCTGCCCAAGGAGTGA